From Candidatus Delongbacteria bacterium, one genomic window encodes:
- a CDS encoding transposase produces the protein MHALLSREGIRISEKVVRRIMHEANLVVVRNQDVSIIRIKGKTALQQLI, from the coding sequence ATTCATGCATTACTTTCAAGGGAAGGAATTCGTATTTCAGAAAAGGTTGTACGTCGTATAATGCATGAAGCTAATCTTGTCGTCGTAAGAAACCAAGACGTAAGTATAATTCGTATCAAGGGGAAGACTGCCCTGCAGCAACTAATTTAA